A single window of Terriglobia bacterium DNA harbors:
- a CDS encoding branched-chain amino acid aminotransferase: protein MAKAKIGKTPAAMISIQITKSTKPANKPDETALGFGQIFTDHWFRCDYQEGKGWHDARVEPYGELRLNPAAAVLHYAQEVFDGLKGFRGVDGKIRLFRPDMHVRRLNRSAERLCMPQLDPELALASIEKLVDIDRDWVPHNIGTAVYIRPTMVATEAFLGVRPAKSYTYFVILSPVGAYYSTGMAPVRLRVEERDVRAVEGGLGGAKAGANYAATLRAGERAKHDGFAQVLYLDGIHRRYLEEVGTMNIMVRIGDRIVTPPLGGTILAGVTRDSVLYLMRSWGMDVEERQISIDEVVEAHHQGALKEVWGTGTAAVISPVGELVYKDSALTIHNNATGELTQRLYDAIVRIQYGQAEAPAGWIVEV, encoded by the coding sequence GTGGCAAAGGCAAAAATCGGAAAAACGCCCGCTGCAATGATTTCAATACAGATTACGAAAAGCACAAAGCCGGCAAACAAGCCCGACGAAACCGCGTTGGGATTCGGGCAGATCTTCACGGACCATTGGTTCCGCTGTGATTACCAGGAAGGAAAGGGCTGGCATGATGCCAGGGTCGAGCCCTATGGCGAACTGAGGCTCAATCCCGCCGCGGCGGTTCTTCACTATGCGCAGGAAGTTTTCGACGGGCTGAAAGGTTTTCGCGGCGTCGACGGCAAAATCCGTCTCTTCCGCCCGGATATGCACGTGCGGCGCCTGAATCGTTCCGCCGAACGCCTTTGCATGCCGCAGCTCGATCCGGAGCTGGCTCTGGCCTCGATCGAAAAGCTGGTCGATATCGATCGCGACTGGGTGCCTCACAATATCGGCACGGCCGTTTATATCCGTCCGACGATGGTGGCGACAGAAGCGTTTCTGGGAGTGCGGCCAGCCAAGTCCTACACCTATTTCGTGATTCTTTCTCCGGTCGGCGCCTACTATTCGACCGGGATGGCGCCGGTGCGTCTTCGCGTGGAAGAGCGCGACGTCCGGGCCGTCGAAGGCGGACTGGGTGGCGCGAAGGCCGGGGCCAACTATGCGGCAACGCTGCGGGCCGGCGAGCGGGCGAAACATGACGGCTTTGCGCAGGTGCTTTATCTGGACGGCATCCACCGGAGGTATCTCGAGGAAGTCGGCACCATGAACATCATGGTGAGAATCGGCGACCGGATCGTCACGCCTCCGCTCGGCGGAACAATTCTTGCCGGCGTCACACGCGATTCCGTTCTGTACTTGATGCGCTCCTGGGGCATGGACGTTGAGGAGCGGCAGATTTCCATCGACGAAGTCGTCGAAGCGCACCATCAAGGCGCGCTCAAAGAAGTATGGGGAACCGGCACGGCGGCCGTGATCTCTCCGGTCGGTGAGCTGGTGTACAAGGACTCGGCGCTCACCATTCACAACAATGCGACGGGTGAGCTGACGCAGCGCCTTTACGACGCAATCGTTCGAATCCAGTATGGACAGGCAGAGGCGCCAGCCGGCTGGATTGTCGAAGTCTGA
- a CDS encoding PLP-dependent aminotransferase family protein, giving the protein MKSMQALKPPLYLKVARQIEQQIRKGALQAGDRVPSIRGLRRQQGVSVSTVLQAYFWLENQGWIEPRPQSGFYVRVPYAELVPEPEFQPKAGVPTDVGVSGVLDEVVKCLGDHTMVPLGAASPNPSLYPNARLNKIINRIARNNPTHSARYELATGLEPLRRQIARRATGFGCTFSPNDVIITCGGMEALNLAMRAVARPGEVLAIESPTYFGILHIIESLGMKAIEIPTHPRTGMDLDALSRAIRKHSVRACVTIANGHNPLGFILDDEYKKNLVALLTRHNVPLIEDDIYGDLAFNGTRPKTAKAFDSEGLVLLCSSFSKVLAPGFRIGWIEGGRYRDEVRRLKFINTLGSPSLPQLAIAEFIDSGGYDRYLRSLRQTLAQQVQRHSQAAARYFPEGTKISRPAAGHVLWVELPPAIDSWKLFRAAASQKISIVPGMTFSPTQRFGNHIRLSCGHPLNDSMERAIATLGKLCDKQM; this is encoded by the coding sequence ATGAAATCGATGCAAGCGCTGAAGCCACCGCTCTATTTGAAAGTCGCCCGCCAGATCGAGCAGCAGATCCGCAAAGGCGCCCTCCAGGCCGGCGATCGCGTTCCCTCGATCCGCGGCTTGCGGCGCCAACAGGGAGTCAGTGTCTCGACCGTGCTGCAGGCGTATTTCTGGCTGGAGAATCAGGGCTGGATCGAGCCGCGGCCCCAATCGGGTTTTTACGTTAGGGTGCCATACGCGGAACTCGTGCCCGAGCCCGAGTTCCAGCCCAAAGCCGGCGTGCCCACGGACGTTGGCGTGAGCGGAGTTCTGGATGAAGTGGTGAAGTGTCTCGGCGATCACACTATGGTTCCACTGGGCGCCGCGTCGCCGAATCCTTCGTTGTATCCGAACGCGAGGCTCAACAAAATCATCAACCGGATCGCGCGGAATAACCCAACCCACAGCGCCAGATACGAACTGGCGACCGGCCTGGAGCCCCTGCGCCGTCAGATCGCGCGCCGGGCGACCGGCTTCGGATGCACCTTTTCTCCCAATGACGTGATCATTACCTGTGGCGGGATGGAGGCCTTGAATCTGGCGATGCGCGCCGTCGCCCGTCCCGGCGAGGTGCTGGCGATCGAGAGCCCGACGTACTTCGGGATCCTGCACATCATCGAATCGCTCGGAATGAAGGCGATCGAAATACCGACGCATCCCCGGACGGGCATGGACCTGGATGCGCTCTCCCGCGCTATCCGGAAGCATTCGGTGCGAGCGTGCGTCACGATTGCGAATGGCCACAATCCGCTCGGATTCATTCTGGATGACGAATACAAGAAGAACCTGGTGGCGCTGCTGACCAGACATAACGTTCCGCTGATTGAGGACGACATCTACGGCGATCTGGCCTTCAACGGCACTCGCCCGAAGACCGCAAAGGCATTTGACTCCGAAGGGCTCGTTCTCCTGTGTTCTTCTTTTTCGAAAGTGCTTGCCCCCGGCTTTCGCATCGGCTGGATTGAAGGCGGCCGCTATCGCGACGAAGTCAGGCGCTTGAAATTCATCAACACGCTGGGATCGCCGTCGTTGCCGCAGCTGGCAATTGCGGAATTCATCGATTCCGGCGGCTACGACCGGTACTTGCGCAGTCTTCGACAGACACTCGCGCAGCAGGTCCAACGCCACAGCCAGGCCGCGGCCAGGTACTTCCCGGAGGGAACGAAAATCTCTCGTCCTGCCGCAGGGCACGTGCTGTGGGTGGAGCTGCCACCTGCGATCGACTCGTGGAAACTGTTTCGCGCCGCGGCGTCACAGAAGATCAGCATCGTGCCCGGAATGACCTTTTCGCCGACGCAGCGGTTCGGGAACCACATCCGGCTGAGCTGCGGCCATCCTCTCAATGATTCCATGGAGCGCGCCATCGCGACGCTCGGCAAGCTGTGTGATAAGCAGATGTAG
- a CDS encoding retropepsin-like aspartic protease, producing the protein MITKIIIAAMLAQVSFASTDVDEPRIPFSFVRDSLVVIPVILNGHGEYRFLLDTGATHSILSSRVADRLNIPAGRSEFLITAAGNVPVTIRTMETVQIGGVRIMQMQIAVADFELLRTLQVDGIIGADYLRRFKVSIDYEHRELSIRR; encoded by the coding sequence ATGATCACGAAAATCATAATTGCGGCAATGCTGGCACAGGTGTCCTTCGCATCCACAGATGTCGATGAACCTCGTATCCCGTTCAGTTTCGTGCGCGATTCTCTCGTGGTCATTCCGGTCATTTTGAATGGACACGGCGAGTACCGGTTTCTTCTGGATACGGGCGCGACGCACAGTATCCTCTCGAGCCGGGTGGCCGATCGGCTGAACATTCCGGCTGGGCGGAGTGAATTTCTAATTACGGCAGCGGGCAACGTGCCGGTCACCATTCGCACGATGGAGACAGTGCAGATCGGCGGCGTCCGCATCATGCAGATGCAGATTGCCGTCGCGGATTTTGAGCTGTTAAGGACGCTGCAGGTCGATGGGATCATCGGCGCGGATTATTTGAGGCGGTTCAAGGTCTCGATCGATTACGAGCACCGGGAGTTGAGTATCCGGCGCTAA